CAGGGCGATGACGGTGGCCGGACGCAGGCCGCCGTCCAGGTGGTCGTGTAGAACGACCTTGGGGGCCTGCCGGATGGTTGCCGGATCCATGCTGTCCATGTTGCAGGCTATCCGGGGGCCATCGTGGCGGCCCGGGTCGCCAGCGGTCGGCGTTCCGGGGTGGATCAGCCGAAGCCGCGCAACGGCAGCCCGGGTCCCCGCTGGAGCCAGTTGTCGGCCCTGTAGTCGGCCGTGCCGTCGATGACGTGGAGGGTGTAGGCCAGCCGTGGCCTGGACGACGTGTTGGGGCCGCTCCAGTGGGGGAGCCGTCCGTGGAAGGCGATGAGGGTGCCGGAGCGGACCTCCATGGGCACCAGGGCGTCCATGTCGTAGGGGGAGGGGTCGTAAACGTCGGTCGTCGTGCCCGTGCCTTCCAGGCGGAACCGGGTCCGGACGTCGGAGAGATGGCCCCCGGGAATGGCCCACATGCAGCCGTTCTCGACCGTGGCGTCGTCCAGGGCGAACCAGAATCCGGTGACCGTCTGGGGGTCGGTCCAGAGGAACGAGTGGTCGCAGTGGCAGACCACCTCGCCTCCGATGCGGGGAGGCTTGAAGATGACCATGGACTGCAGCAGGAGTGGGTCGACGAAGCCCAGCTCGCCAACCAGGGCGGCCATGCTGCCGCTCCGCGAGAAGCGGTCGAATACCGGGTCCAGGTCGTGCATGGCGTGCCCAAGCTTGTTCAGCGCCTGATCCATGGGTACCAACAGCCGACCGTCGCCGTCGAAGGCGCCGTCCTCGAAGAACGGACGGACCACGTCGGCCGAGGTTAGGAACCACTCGTCCTGGGCGTGCGTCTGCTCGGTGGTGGAAAAGACGGTGGCCGCCCCCTCGGGAAGCCCGCCATCGGCGTATCCGGCCACCAGGTCGTCGATCCGGGTCCGCAGGTCGGTGAGCAGGCCCGGTTCGACGAAGTCCGGGAGCACCACGTAGCCGTCCCGATCCCATCCGATACGGGCGGCGGCATCAAGGACCGGTGGACCGGTCATTCCTGGCCGCGTCGGTAGCGCAGGCCGTTGGCCGCAGGCATGCGTAGGCGGCTGCCCGCGAATACCAGGACCAGCAGGGTCGCAAGGTGGGGGGTGATCGGCGGCAGTTCGCCCATGACCTTGTCGGTGACCGAGTACCACCACAGCAGGAGCGCGGCGGCCACGGCCAGCCCAACGGCGGACGTCGAACGGCGTCGCCATACAGCACGGACGGCCAGGGCGGCCAAGGCCACGCCGGCGACCAGGAGCAGGGCGTGGACGGCGGTCCGGTCACGGAGCTGCAGGGCGTCGGCGAAGCCGAAGAGCAGCGAGCCCACGAAGGCACCGACCGGCTGCCAGTTCCCGAAGATGACCGTGGCCAGGCCGATGAAGCCCCGACCCTGGGTCTGGGCCTCCCGGTAGATGCCGGTCTGCTCGATGACGATGAAGGCGCCGCCGAACCCGGCCAGCCCGCCGCTCACCACAACGGCCA
Above is a genomic segment from Acidimicrobiales bacterium containing:
- a CDS encoding phytanoyl-CoA dioxygenase family protein, whose amino-acid sequence is MTGPPVLDAAARIGWDRDGYVVLPDFVEPGLLTDLRTRIDDLVAGYADGGLPEGAATVFSTTEQTHAQDEWFLTSADVVRPFFEDGAFDGDGRLLVPMDQALNKLGHAMHDLDPVFDRFSRSGSMAALVGELGFVDPLLLQSMVIFKPPRIGGEVVCHCDHSFLWTDPQTVTGFWFALDDATVENGCMWAIPGGHLSDVRTRFRLEGTGTTTDVYDPSPYDMDALVPMEVRSGTLIAFHGRLPHWSGPNTSSRPRLAYTLHVIDGTADYRADNWLQRGPGLPLRGFG